The genomic DNA GCGCGGGATCCGGGCCGGATCGCCTCCGGGTTTCCGGCCCCGTCGGGAATCAGTCGAGAATCAGTCGGGAATCGCGAAGCCGATCGACAGACACAGGGCCGCGACGGCCGTCAGGGCCATGGCGGCCTGACGGACCTGACGCCAGCGCGCGCTGCGCGCGCGCTCCTCCGGGCTGGCGCCGAGCTGGAGCTCGTCGTCGAAGCCCGTCACGAAGGATTCGAAGCTCGGGAAGGCGCGCCGCGCGAGCCAGATCCACACGCCGACGGCGATCAGGCCGAGGACCCAGCCGCCGTAGGTAAACGCATCGTCCAACATCCGGCGCAGCCCTCGAGACGACGCCCCCCTCGCGACTTATTCTACGGGAAGTTGCGAAGATTGCCTAGGCGGAAGAAGGGCTTCCGGTGGCGGTTCCGTGTTTCCGAACGTGTCTCGCCGGGACCGATCGGGTGCCGGTCCGGCCGCGTCCCCGTCGCGCGTCCGTCACGGCCCCGGCGGGTTCCTGTCGCTCCCCTGTCAGTCTCTCGCGCGGCCGAGGGCGTAGAGGGTGATAGCGGCGGCGTTCGAGACGTTGAGGCTGCGGATCGCGCCCGAGAAGGGGATCCGGGCCAGGACGTCGCAGCAGCCCCGGGTCCGCTCGCGCAGGCCCTTGCCCTCGGCACCCAGCACGATCACCAGCGGCCGCGCGATCGTCAGCGCGTCGAGGCTCTCGGGCGCGTCCGAATCGAGGCCGACCCGGGTGAAGCCGCGCTCGCCCAGGGCGATCAGGGCCTCGGCGAGGTTCCGGACGGTCACGAAGGGCACGTGCTCCAGGCCGCCGGAGGCGGATTTCGCCAGGACTCCAGTGGCGCCCGGCGCGTGGCGCGCCGTGGTGACGATCCCGGCGACCCCGAAGGCCGCGGCGGTGCGCACGATCGCCCCGACATTGTGCGGGTCCGTGATCTGGTCGAGCGCCAGCAGCAGCGCGTCGGCGGGCAGGTCGTCGAGGCCGGGCGCGGGCAGGGGCTCGGCCTCCAGGTACAGGCCCTGGTGGACGGCGTCCGGGCCGAGCAGGCGGCCGATGTCGCTCGGCCGCACCAGTTCCGGGGTGATCCGCACGGCGCCGCCGAACTCGGCCTCCAGGCGCGCGGCCGCGTTCTCGGTGGCGAGCAGCCGGTGCAGGCCGCGCTGGGCGTTGCCCAGGGCCTGCACCACGGGATGCCACCCGTAGAGCACGGTCGGCCCGTCGCCGCCCTCCTCCCACGGGCGGGACGCCCCGCCCGGGCGACCTCCGGACCGGGGGGCGGGGCGCCGGGGCCCGTGCGGGCGGGGCCGGGCGGGGCGTCCGCCGGGCGGCCGGGCGTCGTCGCGGCGATCCGTCATCGGGCCGCGATCGGCGAAGGGGCCCTGGGTCGGGCGAGGCTGGGTCGGGCGAGGCTGGGCCAGACGAATTCGGGCAAGGGGGGCATCGGCGCGCTCTTCTCTGAGGGCCCTGTCGGAAGGAGCCGAGAAACCGGGCGGCATCGCGCGCGTCAAGCCGGCATCACACCGGGAACTGCCGGCAGCCCTCGGGGATCCAGGGCCAGGACGATCGACGGAGCGCGCCGGCACGGCACCGGATTCCGTCGCCGACCCGTCAAGTCGGGACGGTCGCCCCGCGTAGGAATGTGGAAAACGAACTCATATTCCCTTTGTGA from Methylobacterium oryzae includes the following:
- a CDS encoding TrmH family RNA methyltransferase, producing the protein MTDRRDDARPPGGRPARPRPHGPRRPAPRSGGRPGGASRPWEEGGDGPTVLYGWHPVVQALGNAQRGLHRLLATENAAARLEAEFGGAVRITPELVRPSDIGRLLGPDAVHQGLYLEAEPLPAPGLDDLPADALLLALDQITDPHNVGAIVRTAAAFGVAGIVTTARHAPGATGVLAKSASGGLEHVPFVTVRNLAEALIALGERGFTRVGLDSDAPESLDALTIARPLVIVLGAEGKGLRERTRGCCDVLARIPFSGAIRSLNVSNAAAITLYALGRARD